One stretch of Phocoena phocoena chromosome 10, mPhoPho1.1, whole genome shotgun sequence DNA includes these proteins:
- the HESX1 gene encoding LOW QUALITY PROTEIN: homeobox expressed in ES cells 1 (The sequence of the model RefSeq protein was modified relative to this genomic sequence to represent the inferred CDS: inserted 1 base in 1 codon) codes for MSPSLQEGARLGKSKPPPCSFSIESILGLDQKKDCVPSMKPHRPWADTCGSSGKEVNLCLHVPSLPNGISLPCTVDHSVPEESVXKYEDYFSASERLSLKRELSWYRGRRPRTRFYSKPELNLEEDRIQIWFQNRRAKLKRSHRESQFLMAKKNFNTDLLE; via the exons ATGTCTCCCAGCCTTCAAGAAGGTGCTCGGCTTGGGAAAAGCAAACCCCCGCCCTGCTCCTTTTCAATTGAGAGCATCTTAGGACTGGACCAGAAGAAAGACTGTGTTCCATCAATGAAACCCCACAGGCCCTGGGCAGACACCTGCGGCTCTTCAG ggAAAGAGGTTAACCTATGTCTACATGTCCCGAGTCTTCCTAATGGGATCTCATTACCTTGTACTGTGGATCACTCAGTGCCGGAAGAAAGTG TGAAATATGAAGATTACTTTTCAGCCTCAGAAAGACTTTCTTTGAAAAGAGAGTTGAGTTGGTATAGAGGCCGAAGACCCAGAACCCGCTTTTACTCAAAACCAG AATTGAACCTAGAGGAAGACAGAATCcag aTCTGGTTCCAAAATCGGCGTGCAAAGCTGAAAAGATCCCATAGAGAATCACAGTttctcatggccaaaaaaaatttcaacacaGATCTCCTGGAATAG